A single genomic interval of uncultured Desulfobacter sp. harbors:
- a CDS encoding methyltransferase domain-containing protein → MTDFNPRYLADLTIKVSWQDQGHRHQENYFATNFNFYRDVFPGTLLEAACDALHDSNTFKVHVAEGQVVPPYSEKNVFSVPLKRVDMDEKIIAVPNRFYPRHILKGVPGIFKGNFIPFRVAGINHTHLIADLNHPLSLKELDLEFCLLNSRIRARERGGACTDWLETALDGPGIQAAAFNAFAGAVDTLTFQRKYPDRDADFYSVDRLVGHIDAQADENLVWIYNDFINDHDAVLDLMAAWQSHLPDGIRCSKVSGLGMNAHEMDENPCLTNFLVHDLNEAPVLPYENAEFDHVICSLSVEYLIHPVAVFKEVARVLKPGGSFIVSFSNRWFPEKSISLWENLHEFERVGLVMAYFAASGCFRNLETRSVRGYPRPFDDPHINKTRLSDPIYAVAGTVV, encoded by the coding sequence ATGACCGATTTTAATCCCCGCTATTTGGCGGATTTGACCATCAAGGTTTCCTGGCAGGACCAGGGGCATCGCCATCAGGAAAATTATTTTGCCACCAATTTTAATTTTTACCGGGACGTTTTTCCCGGAACCCTTTTGGAAGCAGCGTGTGACGCCTTACATGATTCAAATACCTTCAAGGTTCATGTCGCTGAAGGCCAAGTGGTACCGCCGTATTCAGAAAAAAATGTTTTTTCTGTGCCCTTAAAGCGGGTGGACATGGATGAAAAAATCATCGCTGTCCCCAATCGATTTTATCCACGCCACATATTAAAGGGGGTGCCCGGCATCTTTAAGGGAAATTTTATCCCCTTCCGGGTGGCCGGGATAAATCATACCCATCTGATCGCGGATTTGAACCATCCTCTCAGTCTAAAAGAGCTGGACTTGGAATTTTGTCTTTTAAATTCCCGGATACGCGCCAGGGAGCGTGGCGGGGCATGCACGGACTGGTTGGAAACGGCCCTTGACGGGCCGGGGATTCAGGCGGCTGCGTTTAATGCGTTTGCCGGTGCCGTGGATACTTTGACGTTTCAGCGCAAATACCCTGACCGGGATGCAGATTTCTATTCGGTAGACCGGCTGGTGGGCCACATTGACGCCCAGGCCGATGAAAATTTAGTCTGGATTTACAACGATTTTATCAACGATCATGATGCTGTTTTGGATCTGATGGCCGCCTGGCAGTCCCATCTGCCGGACGGGATCCGATGTTCAAAGGTGTCCGGCCTGGGTATGAACGCACATGAAATGGATGAAAATCCTTGCCTGACGAATTTTTTGGTTCATGATCTCAATGAAGCTCCTGTTCTGCCCTACGAAAATGCTGAGTTTGACCATGTCATTTGTTCTTTATCCGTGGAATACCTGATCCATCCTGTGGCTGTTTTTAAAGAGGTGGCCCGGGTTCTGAAACCCGGTGGCAGTTTCATTGTCTCTTTTTCTAACCGGTGGTTCCCGGAAAAGAGCATTTCCCTCTGGGAAAATCTCCATGAGTTTGAACGGGTGGGGCTGGTGATGGCGTACTTTGCCGCATCCGGTTGTTTTAGAAATCTTGAAACCCGTTCGGTCCGGGGATATCCACGGCCCTTTGACGATCCACATATCAACAAGACCCGCCTGTCCGATCCGATTTATGCCGTTGCCGGGACCGTGGTGTAG
- a CDS encoding universal stress protein, with protein sequence MNQFNHIMACIDLSDYSAMTLGYALGLAGQADIKVTICSIVPLREVNPVYMAGMMYPCREDTTEYLEELKEDRTAQITELIRTHYPEFDGKTDIRIKMGYPAEEILDMIDEVDPDLVVMANKGRSNLSSFMFGSAAEFVFRHCRKALFSVRDKHIFKRMYSGDELPEPGEIRNIMAAVDFSPWTEHILARAGWMAQITGAKLHVAHCIGTKELAWIKSHYIPENTFSEEEFLPKAKLRRKARLEDQIKAAGIENITGIDITINSGDPCEQILSAAKDLRADALILGPLGHSRSVKFVLGSTIEKVFRHSPVPVLRLSPDICI encoded by the coding sequence ATGAATCAATTCAACCACATTATGGCCTGTATTGACCTGTCTGATTACTCAGCCATGACCCTGGGCTATGCCCTGGGGCTGGCCGGACAGGCAGATATCAAAGTTACCATTTGTTCTATTGTCCCGTTGCGCGAAGTGAATCCGGTGTATATGGCCGGTATGATGTACCCCTGCAGGGAGGACACCACGGAGTACTTAGAGGAACTTAAAGAGGACAGAACTGCCCAGATCACGGAACTGATCCGGACACATTACCCTGAATTCGACGGCAAGACCGATATCCGTATTAAAATGGGGTATCCTGCCGAAGAGATTCTTGACATGATTGATGAAGTCGATCCTGACCTTGTGGTCATGGCCAACAAAGGGCGCTCCAATCTGTCCAGCTTTATGTTCGGCAGTGCGGCGGAATTTGTATTCCGCCATTGCAGAAAGGCACTGTTCAGTGTCAGGGACAAACATATTTTTAAGCGAATGTACTCAGGCGACGAACTGCCGGAACCCGGAGAAATTCGCAACATTATGGCTGCCGTGGACTTCTCTCCCTGGACCGAACATATTCTTGCACGGGCAGGATGGATGGCACAAATAACAGGTGCAAAGCTTCATGTGGCCCACTGCATCGGCACCAAAGAGCTGGCCTGGATTAAATCCCATTACATCCCTGAAAACACCTTTTCTGAAGAGGAATTTTTACCCAAGGCCAAACTGCGGCGAAAGGCCCGGCTTGAGGATCAGATAAAAGCGGCAGGCATTGAAAATATTACAGGGATTGATATCACCATTAATTCGGGAGATCCTTGTGAACAGATACTTTCTGCGGCAAAAGATCTCAGGGCGGATGCCCTGATTTTAGGCCCGTTAGGTCACAGTCGCTCGGTCAAATTTGTTCTGGGCAGCACCATTGAGAAAGTGTTTCGTCATAGCCCGGTGCCGGTACTGCGTCTGAGTCCTGATATCTGTATTTAA
- a CDS encoding NUDIX hydrolase, translating to MNRPFVGVAVIVTQNDKVLLGKRKGAHGEGSWAFPGGHLEFNESIEGCAVREVYEETGLSIKNCRFVTCTNDLFKDTNKHYVTLFVVCEYESGEPEIKEPDKCEEWKWFSWNEFPTPLFLSLRNLLDQGFNPFTVDSPYSQNRKP from the coding sequence ATGAATAGACCTTTTGTTGGTGTTGCAGTGATTGTTACCCAAAATGATAAAGTATTATTGGGTAAAAGGAAGGGAGCGCATGGGGAAGGTTCCTGGGCTTTTCCTGGAGGACATTTAGAATTTAACGAATCTATCGAAGGCTGTGCTGTTCGAGAGGTCTATGAAGAAACCGGCCTTTCCATTAAAAATTGCCGATTCGTCACGTGTACCAACGACTTATTTAAGGACACTAACAAGCATTATGTGACATTGTTTGTTGTCTGTGAATACGAATCTGGAGAACCGGAAATTAAAGAGCCTGATAAATGTGAAGAATGGAAATGGTTTTCCTGGAATGAATTCCCAACACCTTTATTTTTGTCGTTGAGAAATTTGCTTGATCAAGGTTTTAATCCCTTTACCGTTGATAGTCCATATTCTCAAAACCGAAAACCTTGA
- a CDS encoding threonyl-tRNA synthetase editing domain-containing protein, which translates to MRVLFWYCDKFGWTPTIKTLDQVPITSKPDEKNKVVVAFVHIEPKDVEQGSSSETKLVKNAKWLARKWDVTKILLHSFTHLGEEKADPDQAKLLLERVHQRLLKAEYDASLTAYGYYNDLVIKAPGHPLARIYKEF; encoded by the coding sequence ATGAGAGTATTATTTTGGTATTGTGATAAATTTGGCTGGACGCCTACGATCAAAACCCTTGATCAAGTTCCTATTACGTCAAAACCGGATGAAAAAAATAAAGTTGTCGTAGCTTTTGTCCATATCGAACCCAAAGATGTTGAGCAAGGTAGTTCATCCGAAACCAAACTTGTGAAAAATGCCAAATGGCTGGCCAGGAAATGGGATGTTACCAAAATTCTGCTCCATTCATTTACCCACCTCGGAGAAGAAAAAGCAGACCCGGATCAAGCCAAGCTGCTTTTAGAAAGAGTGCATCAAAGACTTCTGAAGGCAGAATATGACGCATCCTTGACAGCCTATGGATACTACAACGACTTGGTCATCAAAGCTCCTGGTCATCCCCTGGCGCGGATTTATAAAGAATTTTAG
- a CDS encoding isochorismatase family protein, which produces MVRSEYVAIREESLLLIIDFQQAMLKAIDSWEKIAYKVRQLIRSSNALGIPILLTEQYKKGLGKTLPELLQEIDSPKVFQKEHFSACLEKNFIPTVQSFNHKTIVVVGMETHVCVLQTCLDLMKSGFQVHLVADAVASRVNENRDIAIDLLKQAGAVISSTEIVIFQWALRANTDDFRKILPIVK; this is translated from the coding sequence ATGGTACGTTCCGAATATGTGGCCATCCGTGAAGAGAGCTTGCTTCTGATTATCGATTTCCAGCAGGCGATGCTTAAGGCCATTGACTCGTGGGAGAAAATCGCCTACAAGGTGCGTCAACTCATTAGGTCCTCCAATGCTCTTGGCATTCCAATTCTGCTGACGGAACAGTATAAAAAAGGGCTTGGTAAAACCCTCCCTGAACTGCTCCAGGAAATTGATTCACCAAAGGTATTTCAGAAAGAGCACTTCAGTGCCTGCCTGGAAAAAAATTTTATTCCCACGGTTCAATCGTTCAATCATAAAACGATCGTGGTGGTCGGGATGGAAACCCATGTATGTGTTCTGCAAACCTGCCTGGATCTCATGAAGTCCGGTTTTCAGGTACATCTGGTGGCAGATGCCGTGGCCTCCCGTGTAAATGAGAACCGAGATATCGCCATTGATCTGCTGAAACAGGCGGGTGCTGTGATCAGTTCCACCGAAATTGTTATTTTCCAATGGGCGTTACGGGCGAATACCGATGATTTTCGAAAAATTTTGCCCATTGTCAAATAG
- a CDS encoding DUF2786 domain-containing protein produces MENLETRWAIRLLNEHKDICWQYGINLTTPVINISSGKRTDGYWSPRHRTISISRHLIETEPWDTVLEVLKHEMAHQYVTDFYNDADIHGHYFRKACNKLGVHPAFVTNKDYDAKLEDFKGKLPSDAKRMLTKVEKLMALGQSSNEAEAQAASRKANYLLNKYNLQRVEDDSPEVKYHTICHKKKRIESIQRAIMSILQEYYYVSCISSYTYDSQDDAEYRSVVILGKKEAIKVAEYVYHFLFDTAQTLWQEYRKKHKAGRGDKVSFDMGFIKGIENNHKEMLESSQIELNEDTLLPVRTVKALVEQNHIKNQIEVSRIFPKLTKRHYGEHRPSSSAYKNGFETGKNTHIKKGVVNRGGGISGFLN; encoded by the coding sequence ATGGAAAATCTTGAAACCAGATGGGCAATAAGGCTTCTTAATGAACATAAGGATATATGTTGGCAATATGGCATCAACCTCACAACGCCGGTAATAAATATATCTTCCGGCAAACGTACAGATGGGTATTGGAGTCCCCGGCATAGGACTATTTCGATTTCAAGGCATCTTATCGAGACTGAACCATGGGATACCGTGCTGGAAGTACTGAAACATGAAATGGCCCACCAATATGTTACGGACTTTTATAATGATGCCGATATACACGGACACTACTTTAGGAAAGCATGCAACAAATTGGGCGTGCACCCAGCCTTTGTTACAAACAAAGACTATGATGCAAAACTGGAGGATTTCAAAGGCAAGTTACCTTCTGATGCGAAACGGATGTTAACGAAAGTTGAAAAGCTTATGGCCCTTGGCCAGTCCAGTAACGAAGCAGAGGCCCAGGCAGCATCCAGAAAAGCCAACTATCTGTTAAACAAATATAACCTTCAGCGGGTCGAAGATGATAGTCCGGAAGTAAAATATCACACGATTTGTCATAAAAAGAAGCGCATTGAAAGTATCCAGCGCGCTATCATGTCTATTTTACAGGAATATTATTATGTTTCCTGTATATCATCCTACACCTATGATTCTCAAGACGATGCCGAATATAGAAGTGTTGTCATCTTGGGGAAAAAAGAGGCTATTAAGGTAGCTGAATATGTTTATCATTTCCTTTTTGATACAGCTCAGACCCTTTGGCAGGAATATCGAAAGAAACATAAGGCCGGACGAGGTGATAAAGTTTCTTTCGATATGGGTTTCATTAAAGGCATTGAGAATAATCATAAAGAAATGCTTGAAAGCTCTCAGATTGAATTAAACGAAGATACACTTCTACCTGTGAGAACCGTAAAAGCATTGGTAGAACAAAATCACATTAAGAATCAAATTGAAGTGTCCCGGATTTTCCCTAAACTAACCAAACGACATTATGGTGAACATCGTCCGTCATCAAGTGCATATAAGAACGGCTTTGAGACCGGGAAGAATACTCATATCAAAAAAGGTGTGGTCAATCGTGGGGGAGGTATCTCAGGTTTTTTGAATTGA
- a CDS encoding TetR/AcrR family transcriptional regulator, whose amino-acid sequence MTRQKAHPASGADVPTQIKNEKLVRKRRRQIIDALVNLSIEHGYHNTTTRMIAKAAGFSIGSLYEYVSSKEDLLYLVCSTIHEEIRNAVEEALSGGINEKGQLSAAIRRYFIVCDKMADHIWLMYQVTQFLPDKWKKRVLDTELDISDTFVTALTRLSGKNDVPYLDEKTCSLVGHNISVLGHMWAFRRWYLKKNFTLDQYICIQTDFILGLIN is encoded by the coding sequence ATGACCCGGCAAAAGGCGCACCCGGCATCCGGTGCAGATGTCCCCACCCAAATAAAAAATGAGAAGCTCGTCCGTAAACGGCGTCGGCAGATCATTGATGCCTTGGTCAATCTGTCCATCGAACATGGTTACCACAATACCACCACGCGAATGATTGCCAAAGCTGCCGGCTTTTCCATTGGCTCTTTGTATGAGTATGTCAGCTCCAAGGAAGATCTTTTGTATCTGGTGTGCAGCACCATCCACGAGGAGATCCGGAATGCCGTGGAAGAAGCCCTGTCCGGCGGAATAAACGAAAAGGGACAGCTATCCGCAGCCATTCGCCGGTATTTTATCGTGTGTGATAAAATGGCGGATCATATTTGGCTCATGTACCAAGTCACCCAGTTTCTGCCGGATAAATGGAAAAAAAGGGTTTTGGACACTGAATTGGATATTTCCGATACATTTGTTACGGCCCTGACCCGGCTGTCCGGGAAAAATGACGTCCCCTATCTGGATGAAAAAACATGCAGTCTGGTGGGACACAACATTTCAGTGCTCGGGCATATGTGGGCCTTCCGGCGGTGGTATCTCAAAAAAAATTTCACCCTGGACCAGTACATTTGCATCCAGACAGATTTTATTTTAGGTCTCATTAATTAA
- a CDS encoding acetyl-CoA C-acetyltransferase has translation MNKAVIVSATRTPLGSFGGSLSGMGATTLGGLVIREAIRRADIEDAVVDECIMGMVLPCGYGQNPAKQAVVKSGLPWEVEAITVNKVCGSSLKAVMLAAQAIQCGDADVVVAGGMETMSMAPYYMEKARWGHRMGPGRVEDHMVHDGLWDVVNDFHMGMSNELCSERWEMTREDQDRFAARSYERANKAVAQGRFKDEIMPVSIPQRKGDPKIFDTDECPQETSFEFLSKMKPAFKKDGVGTAGNASIISDGASAVVVMSETKAKELGCTVMAEIGAQASYGIDMKYVLMAPIYAIPKVLKKQGISINDVELFEINEAFAGTSTGINKVLELDPEKVNVNGGSVALGHPIGASGARVLTTLLYEMTKRDVKTGLASLCLGGGEAVALVVNR, from the coding sequence ATGAATAAAGCAGTTATCGTCAGTGCTACCCGAACCCCCTTAGGCAGTTTTGGCGGTTCATTAAGCGGCATGGGCGCCACAACACTCGGGGGCCTTGTAATCAGGGAAGCAATCCGGCGTGCTGATATTGAGGATGCCGTGGTGGATGAATGCATCATGGGTATGGTTCTGCCCTGCGGGTACGGCCAGAATCCGGCAAAACAGGCTGTGGTCAAGTCGGGTCTTCCCTGGGAAGTGGAGGCCATTACCGTAAACAAGGTATGCGGATCATCGCTTAAAGCCGTTATGCTGGCCGCCCAGGCTATCCAGTGCGGTGATGCTGATGTTGTGGTGGCCGGCGGCATGGAGACCATGAGTATGGCACCCTATTATATGGAAAAGGCCAGATGGGGGCATCGCATGGGGCCGGGCCGCGTTGAGGACCATATGGTCCATGACGGGCTGTGGGATGTTGTCAATGATTTTCACATGGGCATGTCCAATGAGCTTTGCTCCGAGCGTTGGGAAATGACCCGTGAGGACCAGGACCGGTTTGCGGCCCGGTCCTATGAAAGGGCCAACAAGGCTGTGGCCCAGGGGCGGTTTAAAGATGAGATTATGCCTGTTTCAATCCCCCAGCGAAAGGGTGACCCCAAAATTTTTGATACGGACGAATGCCCCCAGGAGACAAGTTTTGAATTTTTGTCCAAAATGAAACCTGCGTTTAAAAAAGATGGTGTAGGCACGGCAGGCAATGCGTCCATCATCTCCGATGGCGCAAGCGCTGTGGTGGTGATGAGCGAAACAAAAGCAAAGGAACTGGGCTGCACTGTCATGGCTGAAATCGGTGCCCAGGCCTCCTATGGCATTGATATGAAATATGTGCTCATGGCGCCCATTTACGCCATCCCCAAGGTATTGAAAAAGCAGGGGATCAGTATTAATGACGTGGAGCTGTTTGAGATCAACGAAGCCTTTGCCGGTACCTCCACCGGTATTAACAAAGTCTTGGAACTGGACCCGGAAAAGGTCAACGTGAACGGCGGTTCCGTAGCTTTAGGCCATCCCATCGGTGCTTCCGGTGCCCGGGTTCTGACCACGTTATTGTATGAAATGACTAAAAGAGATGTGAAAACCGGCCTTGCTTCGCTGTGTTTAGGTGGCGGGGAAGCAGTGGCACTGGTTGTAAACAGGTAG
- a CDS encoding 3-hydroxybutyryl-CoA dehydrogenase encodes MEVKTFGVVGSGQMGNGIAQVAAAAGMNVIMSDIKEAFCEKGLATISGSLDRLLKKEKITQADKDAILARITTTTDLKDMAKADFVVEAAVEREDLKFQIFRDLDEICPEQVILASNTSSIPIGSIAAQTSRPDKVIGMHFMNPVPMMKLVEVIKGIATSEETFKLTWDLSEKFGKVPAEADDYPGFIANRILMPMINEAVFCLYQSVGTKEDIDTVMKLGMAHPMGPLTLADLIGLDTCLAIMETLYDGFKDSKYRPCPLLRRYVEAGWLGRKTGKGFYDYK; translated from the coding sequence ATGGAAGTTAAAACCTTTGGTGTTGTTGGTTCCGGTCAGATGGGCAACGGCATTGCCCAGGTTGCTGCTGCAGCTGGGATGAATGTAATCATGAGTGATATTAAAGAAGCGTTCTGCGAAAAAGGCCTTGCTACAATTTCAGGCTCCCTGGATCGTCTATTAAAAAAAGAAAAAATAACCCAGGCTGACAAGGATGCCATCCTTGCCAGGATTACCACCACTACGGATTTAAAAGATATGGCCAAAGCCGATTTCGTGGTAGAAGCGGCCGTGGAACGTGAAGACCTGAAATTTCAAATTTTCAGGGATCTGGATGAGATCTGCCCCGAACAGGTGATCCTGGCCAGCAACACCTCATCCATTCCCATCGGCAGTATCGCAGCCCAGACTTCCCGGCCGGATAAAGTTATCGGCATGCATTTCATGAACCCCGTGCCTATGATGAAACTTGTGGAGGTCATCAAGGGGATTGCCACTTCCGAAGAGACGTTTAAACTGACCTGGGATCTGTCTGAAAAATTCGGCAAGGTTCCGGCTGAAGCCGATGATTATCCCGGGTTCATTGCCAACCGGATTCTGATGCCCATGATCAATGAGGCGGTTTTCTGTCTCTACCAGAGTGTTGGCACCAAAGAGGACATTGATACGGTCATGAAACTTGGTATGGCCCATCCCATGGGGCCTTTGACCCTTGCCGACCTCATTGGTCTGGATACCTGCCTTGCCATCATGGAGACCCTGTATGACGGATTCAAGGACTCTAAATACAGACCCTGCCCGCTGTTGAGAAGATATGTGGAAGCCGGCTGGCTAGGGCGCAAGACCGGCAAGGGATTTTACGATTATAAATAG
- a CDS encoding class I SAM-dependent methyltransferase — MDTENAFTAKIYDPILYFALKNIRQEIIRLIPNHNLRILDLCCGTGDQLKKLSDAGFNNLTGVDLSTEMLKVARKGNKIANLLEIDVQHTGLPGESFDIIIISFAVHEKPARMQHNMLAEAKRLLAPDGQLILVDFSLDDQAKMISKVAATMIERMAGKEHYRNFKSYVNNGGMCPVIQDSFSIEKQIRHARGVVSIWIVTAK; from the coding sequence ATGGATACCGAAAATGCTTTTACTGCAAAAATATACGATCCAATCCTCTATTTTGCCCTGAAAAACATCCGGCAGGAAATAATCCGGCTTATCCCAAACCATAACCTACGCATCCTGGATCTGTGCTGCGGCACTGGTGATCAGCTGAAAAAATTATCAGATGCAGGGTTCAACAATTTAACCGGTGTGGATTTATCCACAGAAATGCTTAAAGTCGCCCGGAAAGGCAATAAAATCGCAAATCTGCTGGAAATCGATGTGCAGCACACAGGACTGCCTGGTGAAAGTTTTGATATCATCATCATTTCATTTGCAGTTCATGAAAAACCTGCCCGGATGCAACATAATATGCTGGCGGAAGCAAAGCGCCTGTTGGCTCCTGATGGGCAGCTCATTTTAGTGGATTTTTCTTTGGATGATCAGGCTAAGATGATCAGCAAAGTCGCTGCGACCATGATTGAACGCATGGCCGGAAAAGAGCACTATCGCAATTTTAAATCCTATGTAAACAACGGCGGTATGTGCCCTGTTATTCAAGACTCTTTTAGCATCGAGAAACAGATCCGGCACGCGCGGGGTGTCGTCAGCATCTGGATAGTGACGGCAAAATAA
- a CDS encoding FeoB-associated Cys-rich membrane protein, producing MGNVLVGLIVAAALFYCIKRVVNAFKGKSSCGCVCDDCTPDAQKNCCSQKDDSDADRLDIK from the coding sequence ATGGGAAACGTTTTGGTTGGACTGATTGTAGCAGCGGCACTGTTTTACTGCATAAAAAGAGTGGTCAATGCCTTTAAAGGCAAGTCCTCGTGCGGTTGCGTATGTGACGACTGTACGCCCGACGCGCAGAAGAACTGCTGTAGCCAAAAAGACGATTCGGATGCGGACCGGTTGGACATAAAATAG
- the feoB gene encoding ferrous iron transport protein B: MSIAIALAGNPNAGKTTLFNELTGARQQVGNYPGVTVEKKQGTCVSEAGTFEIIDLPGTYSLTAYSLEEVVARDYLVNEKPAMVVNIVDASNLERNLYLSVQFMEMGIPVCLVLNMMDVAQKRGIDIDVDRLSELLGIPVVPMVARTGKGKKELLEQVAKGIDKPASPLFISYGQDIDKALDQMEKIIEENRFLTDIYPARWVGLKYFENDTQILDLGATRDKETANKLIDIGEKLNRHMSATLDTHPEGMIADQRYGFINSVLKQNVVRFAHDRNRLQRSDQIDKVLTNRFLGPLIMVGVLAALYQFTFTYSALPVEWVEGLFGWISGLTDAVLPDGLFKSMIVSGIIDGVGGVMGFVPLIMFMFLGISFIEDSGYLARMAFMLDRVFRIFGLHGSSVMAFIISGGIAGGCAVPGVMAARTLKSPRERLATLLTVPFMNCGAKLPVYALLVAAFFSGKQATIMLILTLISWVGALLVAKLLRSTVIRGEATPFVMELPPYRLPTLKGLWIHTWERTWQYIKKAGTVILGISILIWAMMTFPGLDDKTTAQFESQRAAITGSVQADVLTEIETADKNAELSPEAREIKAALSGIDGREALTRLESSFAGRIGKALEKVSYLAGFDWRTNIALVGGFAAKEVVVSTLGTAYSLGDVDSESSMSLADRLSQAPGWGPVTAFALMIFTIFYAPCFVTVVCISRETGSWKWAAFSVGFNTALAFALSVLTYQVGSLIVN, encoded by the coding sequence ATGAGTATCGCCATTGCCCTTGCAGGGAATCCAAACGCCGGGAAAACAACCCTTTTCAACGAACTGACAGGTGCCCGTCAGCAGGTGGGCAACTACCCCGGAGTCACGGTTGAAAAAAAACAGGGAACCTGCGTTTCCGAGGCCGGTACCTTTGAAATCATAGACCTTCCCGGCACCTATTCCCTGACTGCCTATTCCCTGGAAGAGGTGGTGGCAAGAGACTACCTGGTCAATGAAAAACCTGCCATGGTCGTTAATATTGTGGATGCCTCAAACCTGGAACGAAACCTTTATCTGTCCGTGCAGTTCATGGAAATGGGCATTCCGGTCTGCCTGGTCTTGAACATGATGGATGTGGCCCAAAAAAGAGGCATAGATATTGATGTTGACAGGCTGTCCGAGCTTTTGGGCATTCCTGTGGTGCCCATGGTGGCAAGGACAGGCAAAGGCAAAAAAGAGCTGCTGGAGCAGGTCGCAAAGGGGATTGACAAACCTGCCTCGCCTTTGTTTATCTCCTATGGCCAGGACATTGACAAAGCCCTGGATCAAATGGAAAAGATTATAGAGGAAAATCGGTTTTTAACAGATATCTATCCAGCCCGCTGGGTGGGCCTTAAATATTTTGAAAACGACACTCAGATCCTTGATCTTGGCGCCACCCGGGATAAGGAAACTGCCAATAAACTCATAGACATTGGGGAAAAACTCAATCGCCATATGTCTGCTACCCTTGACACCCATCCCGAAGGCATGATTGCAGACCAGCGGTACGGATTTATCAACTCCGTACTTAAACAGAATGTGGTCCGGTTTGCCCACGACCGCAACCGGCTTCAGCGCTCCGACCAGATCGATAAGGTGCTGACAAACCGTTTTTTAGGGCCGTTGATCATGGTGGGAGTGCTGGCAGCCTTGTACCAGTTTACCTTTACCTACAGTGCGTTGCCGGTTGAATGGGTCGAAGGGCTTTTCGGCTGGATCAGCGGTTTAACGGATGCGGTCCTTCCCGACGGTCTTTTCAAATCCATGATCGTCTCTGGAATCATTGATGGTGTGGGCGGTGTCATGGGGTTTGTGCCGCTGATTATGTTTATGTTCTTAGGTATTTCATTTATTGAGGATTCAGGATATCTGGCCAGAATGGCCTTTATGCTGGACCGGGTATTTCGGATATTCGGGCTTCACGGCAGTTCGGTCATGGCATTTATCATTTCCGGGGGCATTGCCGGTGGATGTGCCGTGCCCGGCGTTATGGCGGCCCGGACCCTGAAATCCCCCCGGGAACGGCTGGCCACACTTTTAACCGTGCCGTTTATGAATTGTGGTGCCAAACTGCCGGTGTATGCCCTTCTGGTCGCAGCCTTTTTTTCCGGGAAACAGGCTACGATCATGCTGATTCTTACCCTGATTTCCTGGGTCGGCGCTCTTCTGGTGGCAAAACTGTTGAGAAGCACAGTGATCCGGGGTGAAGCCACCCCCTTTGTCATGGAACTGCCCCCCTATCGTTTGCCCACGCTTAAGGGCCTTTGGATCCACACGTGGGAACGGACCTGGCAATATATAAAAAAAGCCGGAACCGTAATTTTGGGTATTTCCATTCTCATTTGGGCCATGATGACCTTTCCCGGGCTGGATGACAAAACTACGGCACAATTTGAATCCCAGCGTGCAGCTATCACCGGTTCCGTCCAGGCAGACGTTTTAACGGAAATTGAAACCGCAGATAAAAACGCTGAGTTGTCCCCTGAGGCCCGGGAGATAAAGGCTGCCCTGTCCGGTATTGACGGCCGGGAAGCTTTGACCAGGCTGGAAAGCTCTTTTGCCGGCAGAATCGGCAAAGCCCTTGAAAAAGTTTCTTACCTGGCCGGATTTGACTGGCGGACCAATATCGCCCTGGTGGGTGGTTTTGCAGCCAAGGAGGTGGTGGTATCCACACTTGGCACAGCCTACTCTCTTGGGGATGTAGATTCTGAAAGCTCAATGTCTTTAGCTGACAGGCTTTCCCAAGCCCCAGGATGGGGACCTGTAACCGCCTTTGCCCTGATGATTTTTACGATTTTTTACGCCCCCTGTTTTGTAACCGTTGTATGCATTTCCCGGGAAACCGGGTCATGGAAATGGGCGGCATTTTCCGTGGGGTTTAACACTGCCCTGGCTTTTGCGCTGTCTGTATTGACCTATCAGGTTGGTTCTCTGATTGTCAATTGA